GCACCACGTTCAGATTCCCTGACCCATGAAACTGACGCTCGATGCTTTACGCGTGATGGACGCCATCGACCAGGCGGGCAGTTTCGCCGGTGCAGGCGAATTGTTGTTCCGCGTGCCTTCGGCGATTACGTATTCGGTGCGCAAGCTGGAGGATGATCTGGGCGTCGCGATCTTCGACCGTAGCGGTCGCAAGGCCCAGTTGACCGAGGCCGGGCGAGAACTGCTGGAGCGCGGGCGCCGCCTGCTCATCGAGGCCGAAGACCTGGAAGATCGCGTCCGCCGCATGGCCACCGGGTGGGAATCGGAGATCCGCATCGCCGTCGATGACATCATCGGCGTCTCCCGACTCATGCCGTTGCTCACGCAGTTCTACGCGGATGCGCGTGAAACCACCCCACGTGTGCGCCTGCTCACCGAGGTGTATGGCGGGCCCACGGATGCCCTGGCCGCGGGTCGGGCCGATCTGGCCATTGGCGTGACCGGGGAGCTGCCACAAGAGCCGGCGATGCGCTCGCAAACGCTGGGCTGGGTCCGGTTTCTGTTCTGTGTCTCGGCCGACCACCCGCTGGCCGGGCACCCCGACCCGATCACGGCCGATGTGTTGCGGCAGTATCGTGCGGTGGTGGTCAGCGATACATCACGGACCCTGCCGGGGCGCTCCAGCGGTTTTCTGCCTGAACAGGATGTGCTGAGCGTGCCCAGCGTGGCTGCTAAGCTCGCCGCCCAGCTCGATGGCCTCGGCGTGGGCTTTCTGCCATCGTGCATTGCTGGCCCCGAAGTCACCGCCGGCCGTCTGGTGGTCAGAGACGTCGGCATTCAGCGGGAACCCGCGCTGTTCAAGCTGGTCTGGCGCGCCGACCGCGAGGGCCGCGCGATGGACTGGTTTGTCCGTACACTAAGCACCTATGAACCGATTCTTGCTCTGCTTGATCCCCTGCCTGCTGCTGGCGACCCCGACGCCGAACCACGCGAATGACGCGGTTGCGGCGGCCATCGGCGAGTTGCTGGCCTACTACTTCTCCATTGAGGAATACGCCAACGTTTGCCGTGTGCACGCGCGGTCGGCGGCGCCTGGTGTCGAAGGGGCCTTCGAAGCCTGGGACCAGCGCAATCGAGCGCTGGCCGATGAATTGCAGGGCCGCTTCGCCCAGCTGGTGTCGGATGATCTGAAGCTCGACCCGCTGGACACGCTGGTTCAGAACGAGGTGGAGCGAAACTGGCGTGCGACGCGTAATGCCGCGTCCCGATTCCAGCGGCAGCAGCTGGCGGCGATGGAAACCAACCAGCTGCACGCGGCCTGCCAACGTCTGAACGAATCCCTGCTCACCGCCTCATCAGATATCGATCAGGCCAATCAAAAAGCCTGGGAAACCGTGTTTTTTCGGGTGCCAGCCACCGAACGCAGCATTCTCGGAACCTGGTCCACCGATGACGCTTGCCAGGGCGAGCTCTGGACCGTAAGAGCCGATGGTACGGATCAAGTCAGTCTGCAGACCGCAGAGGTAACCTACGGCTACAAGGGTCGATGGAGCCTGGCGCGCGGGCTTTTCCGCTCCTCCGGAGTCGAGAACGACGGCACCCGCGTCACCATGATTGGCAATACCGTCATGGATAGCAGCGGCCGTCTGCTTACCCTGGAGGTAACCCACCAGACCACCCAGGCGCCGGGCGACGACGAGATCACCACGCCCCCGGATGACCTCTATACGGTGAGCTATCAGCGCTGCGCGCCCGGGACGCGGGTGGCCCACCTGCAATTCGACCCCAGCGCCGCACCACCGCCGGCTGACATGCCTGCCAATGACTCGGAGACGATCATCTATGCCCGCCAGCCGACTGATTCTGATCGCAGCGATTCCGCTGATGTTCCTCGCGGGCCTGGGCGTCGCTAGGCTGAACCCACCCGAACCGGTACCCGTGACGCCGGCGCCGCAAGCACGACCGGCCATCGATGCCGAGATCGCCAAGCTGACCGAGTCGATGTACGTCGCGCGTCAGCTTGATGTTGGTGAAGTGGACGCTGCGCGCGATTATCTGGCCTTGTCGATGGACCTGGATATTCTCGCGCTTGCTGAGCAGCTCGAAGCGCTTGGCCCACAACGCCGTGCGGCGGCCCTGAGCGTGCTGGCAGAGATCCACGAATATCGCGAGAACTATCCGTCGATCATCGAGACTCGTGACAAGACCCGGCAGCCGGACCTTGCCGCCATGCGGTCGGATGTTGACGCCGTGTTGGAGCGGGCGGCGGCTTTGGCGCCGGCGGGGCGGTTGCAGTTTTAGCCAGGGCGTACCGACAGCGGGATTCTTCCCTGCTGACATGACTGCATACCCACGAAATCGTCAATGCGCGTCAAACCGTATTGCCCATCATTTTCGGCCTGAAGGCCGAGCCCCTTTTGCGCGC
Above is a window of Abyssibacter profundi DNA encoding:
- a CDS encoding LysR family transcriptional regulator, with the translated sequence MKLTLDALRVMDAIDQAGSFAGAGELLFRVPSAITYSVRKLEDDLGVAIFDRSGRKAQLTEAGRELLERGRRLLIEAEDLEDRVRRMATGWESEIRIAVDDIIGVSRLMPLLTQFYADARETTPRVRLLTEVYGGPTDALAAGRADLAIGVTGELPQEPAMRSQTLGWVRFLFCVSADHPLAGHPDPITADVLRQYRAVVVSDTSRTLPGRSSGFLPEQDVLSVPSVAAKLAAQLDGLGVGFLPSCIAGPEVTAGRLVVRDVGIQREPALFKLVWRADREGRAMDWFVRTLSTYEPILALLDPLPAAGDPDAEPRE